One part of the Pogoniulus pusillus isolate bPogPus1 chromosome 8, bPogPus1.pri, whole genome shotgun sequence genome encodes these proteins:
- the FAM78B gene encoding protein FAM78B isoform X2, with amino-acid sequence MNDNFYPSVTWAVPVSNSNVPLLTRIKRDQSFTTWLVAMNTTTKEKIILQTIKWRMRVDIEVDPMQLLGQRARLVGRTQQEQPRILSRMEPIPPNALVKPNANDAQVLMWRPKRGQPIVVIPPK; translated from the coding sequence ATGAATGACAATTTCTACCCCAGTGTGACATGGGCTGTCCCCGTGAGCAACAGTAACGTGCCGCTGCTGACCAGGATTAAGAGGGACCAGAGTTTTACCACGTGGCTGGTGGCCATGAACACCACCACCAAGGAAAAGATCATCTTGCAGACTATAAAGTGGAGGATGCGAGTGGACATTGAGGTTGACCccatgcagctgctggggcagcggGCACGGCTGGTGGGAAGgactcagcaggagcagccccggATCCTGAGCAGGATGGAGCCCATCCCACCAAACGCACTAGTGAAACCCAACGCCAACGATGCCCAAGTCCTCATGTGGAGACCCAAGCGAGGACAGCCTATAGTCGTGATACCTCCCAAGTAG